One Drechmeria coniospora strain ARSEF 6962 chromosome 01, whole genome shotgun sequence genomic region harbors:
- a CDS encoding respiratory complex assembly protein Rmp1 produces the protein MYFLPTVGKGRKPRFELHLKIYDLNNVPLVSGNSFIKWHLAHSMHADHRGRTIKCPIENHTVNYNFSKMVPSIRISIDKNNQLHDCPLEFEIVQEFAVAEKITLGYVRLNLAEYVEESETYAKDVTSPPPPRRRSSTNSISPTADIPAEPRVVEDGIVRRYLMQDSKVNSTLKIGILMVQIDGERNFVAPTLKSAPVFGGIAGLVAPEQVEADAGPLPNIAKGRDLAEVQDLYRRTLAASWTRFPSELPADECIEDIFSGGNGWKTRTDSNNQADTDDEDDEGELGQDTIRPSQFRRLALYNQSHHSRRSSRHQRNQSSSSEKSVSTVMGRGPGSVGPGSTISAARRAARIAPRDDGRNDDAASLRSGKSLGSLAPTQGSSSDGEREVGMRRVKELPESDLRDDLVAWKLPGVTT, from the exons ATGTATTTTCTACCCACAGTCGGCAAGGGTCGCAAG CCCAGGTTCGAATTACACCTCAAG ATATATGATCTCAACAACGTGCCCCTGGTCTCGGGCAACTCCTTCATCAAATGGCATCTCGCCCACTCCATGCATGCCGATCACCGCGGCCGCACCATCAAGTGCCCGATTGAAAACCACACGGTCAACTATAACTTCAGCAAAATGGTCCCTTCGATTCGAATATCCATCGACAAGAACAACCAACTCCACGACTGCCCCCTCGAGTTTGAGATCGTCCAGGAGTttgccgttgccgagaaGATCACCCTCGGTTACGTCAGGCTCAACCTCGCCGAGTATGTCGAGGAGAGCGAGACGTATGCAAAGGACgtcacctcgccgccgccgccgaggagacgaAGTAGCACCAACAGCATCAGCCCAACCGCCGACATCCCCGCCGAACCGCGCgtggtcgaggacggcataGTGAGGAGGTATCTCATGCAGGACAGCAAGGTCAACAGCACCCTCAAAATCGGCATCCTGATGGTCCagatcgacggcgagcgcaACTTTGTCGCACCCACCTTGAAGTCCGCCCCTGTCTTTGGCGGTATTGCCGGCCTCGTGGCCCCCGAGCAGGTGGAAGCCGACGCGGGTC CGCTGCCCAACATAGCCAAGGGGCGAGACTTGGCCGAGGTTCAAGACTTGTATCGccgcaccctcgccgcctcctggaCCCGCTTTCCATCCGAGCTCCCTGCCGATGAGTGCATCGAAGACATCTTCTccggcggcaacggctggaagacgaggacggacAGCAACAACCAGGCCGACactgacgacgaggacgatgaaggGGAACTTGGCCAGGATACCATTCGACCCAGCCAAttccgtcgcctcgccctGTACAACCAGAGCCACCACAGCCGCCGGAGCAGCCGTCACCAGCGCAACCAGAGCTCCTCGAGCGAAAAGAGCGTCTCAACTGTCATGGGACGTGGCCCTGGCAGTGTCGGCCCCGGAAGCACCATCAGCGCCGCGCGGCGAGCTGCGCGCATCGCCccccgcgacgacggccgcaacgacgacgccgcAAGCCTTCGGAGCGGAAAGAGCCTGGGCAGCCTGGCTCCGACGCAGGGGAGCAGCAGCGACGGAGAGCGGGAGGTGGGCATGAGACGCGTCAAGGAGCTTCCAGAGTCGGACTTGCGCGATGATTTGGTTGCCTGGAAGCTGCCGGGTGTGACGACGTAG
- a CDS encoding serine/threonine-protein kinase sid2, which yields MASFMANFFPGAKDKSSATTAPRPCTPSKKATDGSGNSNNSVLNPPSTPHGSPSKKTIPPGAHDLPAAFETAMTLNGAAGSDAHPRLTRPQTAVKPLSPGKTNVQPPEDSSLCADESIIHKATAPASASQLKRQGQENTPPSRLAGTDSPHQHNHAALSRQQHYEPRESPMVPVAKKFNTARALTAEQRELLNKPNVKRLVNVTQLYFLDYYFDLLTYVGARQSRLAAFKAEYPPPPETDERAHNQMWSKYTGRERANLRKRRVRLRHGDFQILTQVGQGGYGQVFLAQKKDTREVCALKVMSKKLLFKLDEIRHVLTERDILTSAQSEWLVRLLYSFQDDKSIYLAMEYVPGGDFRTLLNNTGVLSNRHARFYIAEMFCAVDALHKLGYIHRDLKPENFLVDSTGHVKLTDFGLAAGVLAPSRIESMRIKLEQASETTVPFGKPISQRTVAERRESYRNMRENDVNYAKSIVGSPDYMAPEVLRGEEYDFTVDYWSLGCMLFEALTGFPPFAGATADETWRNLKHWKDVLKRPVWEDPNYFLSNRTWNFITTCINSRTRRFSNIKDIYGHQYFAEVDWETLRQTRAPFVPELDSETDAGYFDDFSNEADMAKYKEVHDKQAALESMADRDDEMSKSLFVGFTFRHRKPAGEDGGSPRKRIPAPDDTFGTML from the exons ATGGCCAGCTTCATGGCCAACTTCTTCCCGGGCGCCAAGGACAAGTCGTCGGCTACCACCGCTCCCCGCCCTTGCACGCCGAGCAAGAAGGccaccgacggcagcggcaacagcaacaactcGGTCCTCAACCCGCCCAGCACACCTCACGGCAGCCCAAGCAAGAAAACGATCCCACCCGGTGCTCATGACTTACCGGCTGCCTTTGAAACGGCAATGACGCtcaacggcgccgccggctccgacgCCCATCCACGGCTGACCCGTCCTCAGACTGCTGTCAAGCCTCTATCTCCCGGCAAGACCAATGTGCAGCCGCCCGAAGATTCCAGCCTTTGTGCCGACGAGAGCATCATTCACAAGGCGACCGCACCTGCTTCCGCGAGCCAACTAAAACGCCAGGGCCAGGAGAacacgccgccgtcccggCTGGCGGGCACCGACTCCCCCCATCAGCATAACCACGCTGCCCTGTCTCGACAGCAGCACTACGAACCCCGCGAGTCCCCCATGGTGCCGGTGGCGAAAAAGTTCAACACAGCTCGAGCGTTGACGGCCGAGCAGCGCGAGTTGCTCAACAAGCCAAACGTTAAGAGACTGGTCAACGTGACTCAGCTCT ACTTCCTAGATTACTACTTTGATCTCCTCACATATGTTGGCGCGAGGCAGAGTCGACTGGCCGCATTCAAGGCCGAgtacccgccgccgcccgagacggacgagcgTGCCCATAACCAGATGTGGTCCAAGTACACGGGACGGGAGCGTGCGAATCTCCGCAAGCGTCGCGTGCGTCTTCGACACGGCGACTTCCAGATCCTCACTCAagtcggccaaggcggctACGGCCAGGTCTTCCTCGCCCAAAAGAAGGACACGCGCGAGGTCTGCGCGCTCAAGGTCATGAGCAAGAAATTGCTCTTCAAGCTCGACGAAATCCGTCACGTCCTCACCGAGCGCGACATTCTCACTTCGGCCCAGAGCGAATGGCTCGTCCGGCTGCTGTACTCTTTTCAGGACGACAAGAGTATCTATCTTGCCATGGAGTACGTGCCCGGCGGCGACTTCCGCACCCTGCTTAACAACACGGGTGTCTTGTCCAACCGACATGCTCGCTTCTACATCGCCGAGATGTtttgcgccgtcgacgctctgCACAAGCTCGGATACATTCACCGCGACCTCAAGCCCGAAAATttcctcgtcgactcgaCCGGTCATGTGAAGCTGACTGATTTtggtctcgccgccggcgtcttgGCCCCGTCAAGGATCGAGTCGATGCGCATCAAGCTTGAACAGGCATccgagacgacggtgccgtttGGTAAGCCCATCAGCCAACGTACGGTGGCCGAACGTCGCGAGAGCTACCGTAACATGCGCGAAAACGACGTCAACTACGCCAAGTCTATTGTCGGATCGCCCGACTACATGGCCCCTGAAGTTCTTCGAGGGGAGGAGTACGACTTTACGGTCGACTACTGGAGTTTGGGATGCATGCTTTTCGAGGCACTGACGGGTTTTCCCCCTTTCGCCGgcgccacggccgacgagacgtgGCGAAACCTCAAGCACTGGAAGGATGTGCTCAAGCGTCCCGTGTGGGAGGACCCCAACTATTTCCTGAGCAACCGTACCTGGAACTTCATCACAAC CTGCATCAACTCCCGCACCCGTCGCTTCTCCAACATCAAGGACATATACGGTCACCAGTACTTTGCCGAAGTAGATTGGGAGACGCTGCGGCAGACGCGCGCCCCATTTGTCCCCGAGCTGGACTCGGAGACGGACGCAGGCTATTTTGACGACTTCAGCAACGAAGCCGACATGGCCAAGTACAAGGAGGTGCACGACAAGCAAGCGGCCCTCGAATCCATGGCCGATCGCGACGACGAAATGAGCAAGAGTCTGTTTGTCGGATTCACCTTTCGCCACCGCAAGCCCgctggagaagacggcggcagcCCTCGCAAGCGGATTCCGGCCCCGGACGACACGTTTGGCACAATGCTGTAG
- a CDS encoding heat shock 70 kd protein cognate 1 produces the protein MLLTLIPADDAASLRFGLLTSSSFKSIDPTHCHAAAHPKDISGAVSFSIQDKAADGDEASKPSTVSIGDASTRYLRRLVGSASDYLGKKVTSAVITVPTNFSDKHREALSKAANDAGIEVLQLISDPVAAVLAYDARVESDEGKDKMIVVADLGGTRSDVAVIASRGGMYTILATVHDFEFAGVHLDDALMEHFAKEFTKKHSADPRTNPRSLAKLRQEAESTKKALSLGTNAQFSVESLADGIDFSTTINRIRYEMVGRKVFEGFNRLVESVVKKAGLDVLDIDEVIMCGGTSHTPRIANNLRAIFPETTQILAPATSATAINPSELLARGAALQASLIQEYEAVDIEQSTHPCVTTVKHITNAIGVVATGPNGEQVFTPIMQAETAVPARRIVHVDAPKLGGDVLVNVVEGGTHIKVTKPEPKAKAVANGDDDDSDDDSEEEEEEDKREKIWKIGKPLAEAGIKGVKKGAKVEITINVAADLSVTVTAREIGGKGGVRGTLAAP, from the coding sequence ATGTTGTTGACCTTGAtcccggccgacgacgccgcctcaCTTCGATTCGGCTTGTTAACCAGCAGCAGCTTTAAATCCATCGATCCCACCCACtgccacgccgccgcccacccCAAGGACATCTCCGGCGCCGTTTCCTTCTCCATCCAGGACAaggctgccgacggcgacgaggcctcAAAACCGTCCACCGTCTCCATCGGCGACGCTTCTACCCGGTACCTGCGACGTCTTGTCGGTTCCGCTTCCGACTATCTCGGCAAGAAggtcacctcggccgtcatcacGGTGCCGACCAACTTCAGCGACAAGCATCGTGAGGCCCTGAGCAAGGCCGCGAACGATGCCGGCATCGAGGTCCTGCAACTCATCTCcgaccccgtcgccgccgttcttGCCTATGATGCGCGGGTCGAGTCTGACGAAGGCAAGGACAAGAtgatcgtcgtcgccgatcTTGGCGGTACCCGCTCCGACGTGGCCGTCATTGCCTCCCGGGGTGGCATGTACACCATCCTGGCCACCGTCCACGATTTCGAGTTTGCCGGcgtccacctcgacgacgctctCATGGAGCACTTCGCCAAGGAGTTCACCAAGAAGCACAGCGCCGACCCTCGAACCAACCCCAGGAGCCTGGCCAAACTTCGGCAGGAGGCCGAGTCGACCAAGAAGGCCCTCAGTCTGGGCACCAACGCCCAGTTCAGCGTCGAGAGcttggccgacggcatcgacttCTCCACCACGATCAACAGGATACGGTACGAAATGGTCGGCAGAAAGGTCTTTGAAGGCTTCAACCGCCTGGTGGAGAGTGTTGTCAAGaaggccggcctcgacgtcttgGACATTGACGAGGTCATCATGTGCGGCGGCACCTCGCACACGCCCCGCATCGCCAACAATCTTCGCGCCATCTTCCCGGAGACGACGCAGATCCTCGCCCCCGCGACGAGCGCGACGGCCATCAACCCGTCCGAGCTCCTCGCCCGCGGCGCCGCTCTGCAGGCGTCCCTGATCCAGGAGTACGAGGCGGTCGACATTGAGCAATCGACGCACCCATGCGTGACGACGGTGAAGCACATCACGAacgccatcggcgtcgtcgccaccggccCCAACGGCGAGCAGGTCTTCACGCCCATCATgcaggccgagacggcggtgccggcccGGCGCATCGTTCACGTTGACGCCCCCAAGTTGGGCGGTGACGTTctcgtcaacgtcgtcgagggtggCACCCACATCAAGGTCACCAAGCCCGagcccaaggccaaggccgtcgcaaacggcgacgacgacgactcggacgacgactcggaggaggaggaggaagaggacaaGCGTGAGAAGATCTGGAAGATCGGAAAgccgctcgccgaggccggcatcaAGGGCGTCAAGAAGGGCGCCAAGGTAGAGATCACCATCAACGTCGCCGCTGACCTGTCCGTCACCGTGACGGCTCGAGAAatcggcggcaagggcggcGTTCGCGGAACCCTGGCTGCTCCGTAG
- a CDS encoding ribonuclease P complex subunit Pop1, translating into MASRSAGGRGVGGGGGGGGGQAANAHRHKRAKLNTARNIPIQPADAALKDGELDLQAFVAAHEFEIKSLEQSMSTSKAVSTGRAFQMVPRGLRRRTASHNPKKVPRRLRARARREMAEDNTPTVESRRRKPRTVRARIRAETAKRLGILARRQRIRRRKLVEAARAEGEELPTQIRTVVGRLPRPKIRRNELNDPPKPTARFRRRQINKTWLPTHLWHAKRARMTEPKKPLWRFAIPLTPNEKIYRPTHRAQGERGTMVWDMSYVSTIGLYGNPVGIERVLRRVGLSQDSCWNDKGGKWKRGARTWSGLLSRGGNGQRRHVCPATVIWNPESPGSNPEQQATVQRQVYLRVHPSAFLELFNELLRWTKMETPRLYIEDLRFEIGAIDLTGPASTEALLATLAPHAAGHGLESAHAKLFESLQGLTNPAALPANSILHFSIQDPRLRYPPRKQVLPDDPDSQLALLQTMQSWPAEDGLEPSALFDRDARHRASCLPSQKSIDRRKGSMTAGRFLDVTKADPPIPVVLFSSRSASSIQSQGTWTLLAPWKCILPIWHSLVHVPLISGLNPRPGGLKETVQVAFERGQPWFPADYLATDAGADWELEQRCQRKTAWGRRPKSKRTEWMTVHLGAGRRGELGDGLSCDFEMLFGLPGPPKDENDKDGDAVDASVDGMNLDQEVPALGPVKGRTEPSGLKLLNQTPKATFDHLVASPSPMAPGIPNAILQVRICLVARGVVTTCARIYRLPSAPISAPTTSSAEVPATLPPAEGEGHVAALPHDLRSQWLARLPSHATHSAASKRPWEARHADPIYLQRERALAQSILRGPAPSAINPPPPNHGDIGGHPLVPDAKDLVGFVTSGSFCLANGRAVAIGSLALDKVLPDVRANSKEGRLCIVRNAGESVGWLARWEAV; encoded by the coding sequence aTGGCCTCTAGGTCtgcaggcggacgaggcgtcggcggcggtggaggcggaggaggcggccaggCTGCCAACGCTCACCGGCACAAGCGCGCAAAGCTGAACACGGCTCGAAATATCCCCATCCAaccggccgacgcggccctCAAGGATGGCGAGCTCGACCTCcaggcctttgtcgccgcCCACGAGTTCGAGATCAAGTCGTTGGAGCAAAGCATGTCGACCTCCAAAGCTGTGAGCACCGGCCGTGCCTTCCAGATGGTCCCCCGAGGCTTGCGACGTCGAACGGCCAGCCACAACCCCAAGAAGGTCCCACGACGGCTCCGCGCCCGGGCGAGAAGggagatggccgaggacaACACCCCGACGGTCGAGTcgcggaggaggaagccgaggacgGTGAGAGCGCGGATACGcgccgagacggccaagcgactcggcatcctcgcccgTCGGCAACGGATCCGACGCAGGAAGCTCGTGGAAGCCGCCCGAGCAGAAGGCGAGGAGCTCCCAACGCAGATTCGTACCGTCGTCGGACGGCTGCCGAGACCCAAGATCCGGAGGAACGAGCTCAACGACCCTCCCAAGCCAACGGCTCGCTTCCGGAGGCGCCAGATCAACAAGACCTGGCTGCCGACGCACCTGTGGCACGCCAAGAGAGCCCGCATGACGGAACCCAAGAAGCCGCTGTGGCGCTTCGCCATCCCCTTGACGCCGAACGAAAAGATTTACCGGCCGACCCACCGCGCCCAGGGAGAGCGCGGCACCATGGTTTGGGACATGAGCTACGTGAGCACCATCGGCCTCTACGGGAACCCTGTCGGCATCGAGAGGGTCCTGAGGAGAGTCGGCCTGTCGCAAGACTCGTGCTGGAACGACAAAGGCGGCAAATGGAAAAGAGGCGCCCGAACCTGGTCTGGCCTGTTGAGCAGGGGCGGCAATGGCCAACGACGTCACGTGTGTCCTGCCACCGTCATCTGGAATCCAGAGTCGCCCGGGTCGAATCCCGAGCAGCAGGCAACGGTCCAACGGCAGGTCTACCTGAGAGTCCACCCCTCGGCCTTCCTAGAGCTCTTTAATGAGCTGCTGCGGTGGACCAAAATGGAAACCCCACGGCTTTACATCGAAGACTTGCGCTTCGAGAtcggcgccatcgacctcaccgggccggcatcgaccgaGGCCCTCTTGGCCACCTTGGCTCCCCATGCGGCCGGCCATGGACTCGAGTCGGCCCATGCGAAGCTCTTCGAGTCGCTCCAGGGCTTGACGAATCCGGCTGCCCTTCCGGCAAATTCCATCTTGCATTTCTCCATTCAGGACCCGCGACTGCGTTATCCGCCGAGGAAACAGGTGCTCCCTGACGACCCCGACTCGCAGCTCGCTCTTCTCCAGACCATGCAGAGTTGGCCGGCGGAGGATGGCCTGGAGCCCTCGGCCTTGTTTGACCGAGATGCTCGCCACCGTGCCTCCTGTCTCCCGTCGCAAAAGTCCATCGACCGGAGGAAAGGAAGCATGACGGCAGGAAGATTCCTCGACGTCACGAAAGCCGATCCTCCCATCCCCGTCGTCTTATTCTCATCCCGTTCTGCCTCGAGCATCCAGTCCCAGGGCACCTGGACCCTTCTGGCCCCTTGGAAATGCATCCTGCCCATCTGGCACAGCCTCGTCCACGTGCCGTTGATTTCTGGTCTCAACCCCCGCCCTGGCGGCTTGAAGGAGACTGTCCAGGTCGCATTCGAGCGCGGCCAGCCGTGGTTTCCGGCAGACTACCTAgccaccgacgccggcgcagACTGGGAGCTGGAACAGCGGTGCCAGAGGAAGACAGCCTGGGGCCGACGACCGAAGAGCAAACGCACCGAGTGGATGACCGTTCATCTCGGTGCCGGAAGGAGGGGCGAGCTGGGGGATGGCCTGTCGTGTGATTTCGAGATGCTTTTCGGCCTCCCGGGACCGCCAAAGGACGAGAATGACAAGGACGGTGACGCGGTGGACGCGAGCGTCGATGGTATGAACCTCGACCAGGAAGTGCCGGCGCTTGGCCCGGTGAAGGGAAGGACGGAGCCTTCTGGCCTCAAGCTGCTGAATCAAACCCCCAAGGCCACGTTCGATCATCTCGTTGCGTCACCGTCCCCGATGGCACCCGGCATCCCCAATGCCATTCTCCAAGTTCGGATATGCCTCGTCGCTCGCGGCGTTGTCACGACCTGCGCCAGGATCTACAGACTCCCTTCCGCTCCCATCTCGGCGCCGACCACTTCAAGCGCCGAGGTACCTGCGACGCTGCCCcctgccgagggcgagggccaTGTCGCAGCACTCCCCCACGACCTCCGCTCCCAGTGGCTTGCACGCCTGCCGTCGCATGCGACTCATTCCGCCGCCTCCAAGAGACCCTGGGAAGCTCGACATGCGGATCCGATATACCTGCAGCGCGAGAGAGCCCTTGCCCAATCCATCCTGCGAGGGCCGGCCCCGAGCGCCATcaacccgccgccgccgaaccATGGCGACATCGGCGGCCACCCGCTTGTTCCTGACGCCAAGGACCTAGTCGGCTTCGTCACCTCAGGCTCCTTCTGCCTTGCCAacggccgcgccgtcgccatcggcagcCTTGCTCTCGACAAGGTGCTGCCAGATGTCCGTGCGAACAGCAAGGAGGGGAGACTCTGCATCGTGAGAAACGCGGGTGAGAGCGTCGGGTGGCTTGCTCGCTGGGAAGCGGTGTGA